A region from the Salifodinibacter halophilus genome encodes:
- a CDS encoding NADP-dependent isocitrate dehydrogenase (Converts isocitrate to alpha ketoglutarate), which produces VNPGSVILSGEMMLRYLGWTEAADAIIAAMDKAIASKRVTYDFARLMDGATEVKCSEFADEIIKHL; this is translated from the coding sequence GGTCAACCCGGGCTCGGTGATCCTGTCGGGCGAAATGATGCTGCGCTACCTGGGCTGGACCGAAGCCGCCGACGCGATCATCGCGGCGATGGACAAGGCCATCGCTTCCAAGCGCGTGACCTACGATTTCGCCCGTCTGATGGACGGCGCGACCGAGGTCAAGTGCTCGGAGTTCGCCGACGAGATCATCAAGCATCTCTGA